From the genome of Lysinibacter sp. HNR:
ACACCCGCGAGGGGAATGCGCTCACCCTATTGAGCACGATTGTTTCCGACCCTTCAGGGTTGGGGCGCATTCTTCGCTCTGAAACGGGGGGCTTTGTGGGTATTGTTGAGCAGAAAGATGCCACGCCGGAACAGCTTGCCATTAACGAGACAAATGCGGGCGTGTATGTTTTTGAGCGAGACGCTCTTGCCCGCGCGCTCACCCGGATTAGTACTAATAACGCCCAGCAGGAAAAGTACCTCACCGACGCCGCCAGCGAGATTCTTGCCGAGGGCGGCCGCATCGATGCCGTGGCGATTGCTGATCACTGGCTTGTTGCAGGGGTTAACGATCGAGCGCAGCTTTCGGCCGCTGCCAGCGAGTTGAATTCCCGAATCATCCGTTCGTGGCAGATGGCCGGGGTTACCATACAAGACCCGGCAACAACGTGGATTGATAAAAACGCGCAGCTGGCTGAAGACGTCACGCTTTTGCCGGGAAGCCAGATTCTTGGGGCAACCGTGGTGGAGTCGGGTGCCATTATCGGCCCCGATACAACCCTCATATCGTGTGAGGTGGGCGCGGATGCGCGCGTGCGCAGAACAGATGCCGAGCTTTCCGTTATCGGTGCGGGAGCCGTTGTGGGTCCGTTTTCATACCTGCGTCCCGGCACGATCCTGGGAACCAACGGCAAAATCGGTGCTTATGTTGAGACAAAGAATGCCCAGATCGGTGAGGGTAGTAAGGTTCCGCACCTGAGCTATGTTGGTGACGCCACCATCGGTGAAAATACCAATATCGGAGCGGGAACAATAGTCGCTAACTATGACGGTGTTAAAAAGCACCACACCACGGTTGGTTCACACGTGCGTGTGGGGTCAAAGAACGTTCTGGTGGCACCGGTTACAATTGCAGATGGTTCCTATACCGGGGCGGGAACAGTGGTGCGCAAAGACGTACCATCGGGGTCTCTTGCGGTGAATGTTGCGCCGCAGCGAAACCTCGAGGGTTGGGTGGCCCAGAACCGGCCGAACACTGAAACGGCACGGGCGGCCGAGAAAAATGGAGATTAGTGAGATATGTCGGGTATTCAGGTTAGCGGCCAGAAACGATTGGTTTTAGTTTCTGGACGGGCTCACCCTCAGCTAGCCGCTGAGATCGCACAGGAGCTTGGTTCCGAGCTTGTTCCCACGGACGCCCGTACCTTTGCAAACGGTGAGTTGTACGCACGTTTTGACGAGAGCGTACGTGGCTGTGACGCCTTTGTCATTCAATCGCACACCACGCCCATCAACGAGTGGTTGATGGAACAGCTCATTATGGTGGACGCCCTCAAACGAGCCTCAGCCAAACGGATTACGGTTGTGGCGCCGTTTTATCCGTACTCACGCCAAGATAAAAAAGGTCGAGGACGTGAACCCATTTCCGCTCGTCTGGTGGCCGATCTTTTTAAGGTTGCTGGAGCCGATCGAATCATGTCGGTTGACCTTCACGCCGCCCAGATTCAAGGCTTTTTTGACGGCCCGGTTGATCATCTATTTGCGATGCCCGTTCTGCTGGAACATTTTCGTGAGAAGCTTGAGCCCACCACGCTTACCGTTGTTTCGCCGGATATGGGCCGGGCGCGGGTAGCCGATATCTGGAGTGATCGCTTGGGGGCACCGCTGGCGATTATCCATAAGCGGCGTGACCCGTTGGTGCCCAATCAGGTGAGCATCCACGACATCGTGGGTGACGTGAGGGGACGCTGGTGTTTGCTGGTCGATGACATGATTGACACCGGGCGCACAATCGCCAAGGCGGCCGAGGCTTTGAAGAACAACGGCGCTCGGGGCGTGACGATTGCCGCAACTCACGCAATCTTCTCCGACCCGGCTGTTGAGGTATTGAGCTCGGACTTTATTGATTCGGTGGTGGTCACGGATACCCTGCCAATACCTGATGAAAAACGTTTTGAAAAACTGACCGTGTTGCCAATTGCTCCGCTTATCGCGCGAGCCATCCACGAGGTTTTTGAAGACGGCTCGGTGACCTCAATGTTTGACGGTGCCGCATAGTCCGGTGTCAAACGAGAGGGGGCGTGCACATCATCACGATGTGCACGCCCCCTCTCGTTTGAGATTTTTTCTAGCTGAGTTCAACCTCGGTGCGGTTGCCGCTCCACAGGGTGTGGAATACTCCGGGGGCGTCTACCCGGCCGTAGGTGTGGGCTCCAAAGAAGTCACGCTGTCCCTGGATTAGAGCCGCGGGCAGGCGATCTGCGCGCAGCCCGTCGTAGTAGGCGAGCGAGGAGGAGAAGCCGGGGGAGGGGATACCCGCCTGTGCGGCTCCTGCAACCACGCGTCGCCAGGACTCCTGGGCGCGTGCGACGGCCTCTGTGAAGTAAGGCGCGGTGATGAGAGCGACCAAGCCGGGGTTCTCGCGGTAGGCCTCGGTGATGTGGTTGAGGAACTGGGCGCGAATGATGCAGCCGCCGCGCCAGATCATGGCGATATCACCCTTCCTGATGTCCCAGCCGTACTTTTCTGCCCCGGCTACGATCAGATCAAACCCTTGAGAGTAGGCAACGATTTTGGAGGCGTAGAGGGCGAGTCGAACGTCTTCAATAAAGGCTGCTTTATCCTCGATGTTCCAGGAATGCGCGGGTCCGGGCAGACCCACCGCGCGGGCTGCTGCTCGCTGCTCGGGGTGTGAAGAGAGACCGCGTGCAAAGACCGCTTCGGCAATACCAGACACGGGGATTCCCAGGTCGAGGGCTGCCTCTACGGTCCAGGTTCCGGTGCCTTTCTGCCCCGCGGCGTCCATCACGATATCAACAAAGGGCTTATCCGTTTTTGCGTCGACCTGCTTCAGTACCTCCGCCGTGATCTCGATGAGGTAGCTCTCGAGCTCACCGCGGTTCCACTCGGCAAAGACCTCACTGATCTCTGCGGGGGTAAGGCCGCCCGCGTTACGGAGAAGATCGTAGGCTTCGGCAATGAGCTGCATATCGGCGTACTCGATGCCGTTGTGAACCATCTTCACAAAGTGGCCGGCCCCGTCGGTTCCCACGTGGGTCACACAGGGCACGCCGTCAACAACGGCGGCTATCGACGAGAGGATGGGTCCGAGGGTTTTATATGACTCTACAGTGCCTCCGGG
Proteins encoded in this window:
- the glmU gene encoding bifunctional UDP-N-acetylglucosamine diphosphorylase/glucosamine-1-phosphate N-acetyltransferase GlmU; this translates as MSNSQLAVVILAAGQGTRMRSSLPKVLHPLAGMPLIGHVLDTAAQLNPAHIIAVVRHDRERVAAAILEHLPSAMIVDQDEVPGTGRAVELAVLALPAEFMGHVLVLSGDVPLLDESAARELLAAHTREGNALTLLSTIVSDPSGLGRILRSETGGFVGIVEQKDATPEQLAINETNAGVYVFERDALARALTRISTNNAQQEKYLTDAASEILAEGGRIDAVAIADHWLVAGVNDRAQLSAAASELNSRIIRSWQMAGVTIQDPATTWIDKNAQLAEDVTLLPGSQILGATVVESGAIIGPDTTLISCEVGADARVRRTDAELSVIGAGAVVGPFSYLRPGTILGTNGKIGAYVETKNAQIGEGSKVPHLSYVGDATIGENTNIGAGTIVANYDGVKKHHTTVGSHVRVGSKNVLVAPVTIADGSYTGAGTVVRKDVPSGSLAVNVAPQRNLEGWVAQNRPNTETARAAEKNGD
- a CDS encoding ribose-phosphate diphosphokinase is translated as MSGIQVSGQKRLVLVSGRAHPQLAAEIAQELGSELVPTDARTFANGELYARFDESVRGCDAFVIQSHTTPINEWLMEQLIMVDALKRASAKRITVVAPFYPYSRQDKKGRGREPISARLVADLFKVAGADRIMSVDLHAAQIQGFFDGPVDHLFAMPVLLEHFREKLEPTTLTVVSPDMGRARVADIWSDRLGAPLAIIHKRRDPLVPNQVSIHDIVGDVRGRWCLLVDDMIDTGRTIAKAAEALKNNGARGVTIAATHAIFSDPAVEVLSSDFIDSVVVTDTLPIPDEKRFEKLTVLPIAPLIARAIHEVFEDGSVTSMFDGAA
- the gndA gene encoding NADP-dependent phosphogluconate dehydrogenase gives rise to the protein MSTDTTQSSTHSPHAVANIGVVGLAVMGSNLARNLASREGNTVAVYNRSPERTRTLTTEHPEAGFVASETIKDFVASLSKPRTAIIMVQAGAGTDAVIDQLASLFEPGDIIVDGGNALFTDTIRREKAVSARGIHFVGAGISGGEEGALTGPSIMPGGTVESYKTLGPILSSIAAVVDGVPCVTHVGTDGAGHFVKMVHNGIEYADMQLIAEAYDLLRNAGGLTPAEISEVFAEWNRGELESYLIEITAEVLKQVDAKTDKPFVDIVMDAAGQKGTGTWTVEAALDLGIPVSGIAEAVFARGLSSHPEQRAAARAVGLPGPAHSWNIEDKAAFIEDVRLALYASKIVAYSQGFDLIVAGAEKYGWDIRKGDIAMIWRGGCIIRAQFLNHITEAYRENPGLVALITAPYFTEAVARAQESWRRVVAGAAQAGIPSPGFSSSLAYYDGLRADRLPAALIQGQRDFFGAHTYGRVDAPGVFHTLWSGNRTEVELS